Proteins from a genomic interval of Shewanella seohaensis:
- a CDS encoding LysR family transcriptional regulator: MSNPLLKQICELDVFTLLVFKSIFDNGHANSAAKALNVSAPKISRCLNALRLTFNDELFYRRQQGLKPTPLAESLYVAICQFTDSVYYLEQSALQIQNAANHVERPLHIAASNGLLSFLAPQLSTPEAISELGQVRLHKWQENSPELIHAGELDFGITIEQTDTKELCVSRLGCISNVYVVASKQHPLWESQREISLEQICRHSFLCLELKGFNSRIDPLELFCQRQGLLLPSIERVIDREEWYAHLLTMQSVAFCSSIDMHTVKHMPGLKLAPLPVSEQHRLHETIMPPQYFLVEKPRSHRRYSQNQCELVVSSLLTALTAQTPQTANLHAAQ; encoded by the coding sequence ATGAGCAACCCATTACTAAAACAAATCTGCGAACTGGATGTCTTCACCTTATTGGTATTTAAAAGCATTTTTGATAACGGACACGCAAATAGTGCCGCCAAAGCGCTCAATGTGTCGGCGCCTAAAATTAGCCGCTGCCTGAATGCGCTTCGCTTAACCTTTAATGATGAGCTGTTTTATCGCCGTCAACAGGGCTTGAAACCGACGCCCCTCGCCGAAAGTTTGTATGTCGCCATTTGCCAATTTACTGATTCGGTGTACTACCTAGAGCAATCGGCACTGCAAATTCAAAATGCGGCTAACCATGTTGAGCGGCCGCTCCATATCGCCGCGAGTAATGGATTATTAAGCTTTTTAGCGCCGCAGCTCAGTACACCCGAGGCGATAAGTGAACTAGGCCAAGTTAGGTTACATAAATGGCAGGAAAACAGTCCTGAGTTAATCCACGCAGGAGAATTAGACTTTGGCATCACCATAGAGCAGACCGACACCAAGGAGCTCTGTGTCTCCCGCTTAGGGTGTATTTCCAATGTCTATGTTGTGGCCTCAAAGCAGCATCCCCTTTGGGAAAGCCAGCGAGAAATCAGCTTAGAGCAAATCTGTCGTCATTCCTTTTTGTGCCTCGAGCTAAAAGGCTTTAATAGCCGTATTGATCCGCTAGAACTATTTTGCCAACGCCAAGGGCTGCTGCTGCCATCGATTGAAAGGGTGATCGATCGGGAAGAATGGTATGCCCACTTGCTGACCATGCAGAGCGTCGCCTTCTGCTCGAGTATCGATATGCATACGGTCAAGCATATGCCGGGGCTAAAATTGGCGCCGCTTCCGGTATCGGAGCAACACCGTCTTCATGAGACTATTATGCCACCGCAGTATTTTCTCGTTGAAAAGCCACGAAGCCACAGGCGCTATAGTCAAAATCAATGTGAATTAGTGGTCAGTTCATTATTAACCGCACTGACAGCACAGACGCCTCAAACAGCCAACCTACACGCTGCTCAGTAG